Genomic DNA from Bacillota bacterium:
GGCAACCTCTGCATGAAGAAGATGTTGGAGAGCATACCCATCATGATGGCAATCACCAGCACCACGATGGTAATCACAATGTTCATAATCAGATACAGGTTTCTCAGCGACGAGCGCAGTTCTCGCACCAGCTGCCCGTATGTGAACAGCCGCACCTGTCGCTTGTCCAGAGCTTTGTCGAGCCGCCTGTCCAGTTCGGGTTGCTGTTGCGGTGTGGGCGCGGCAACCACAATCTCTTCCAAAGGGGGGAAATAGTGCTTTTGCACGAACTCTTTGGAGATAACGGCGAACCAGTTCTCGCCGTCCAGCAGCCCCACCAGTTTCGCCGGCACGGGGGCGAAGCTGTCTTCTATGTTGGGCGCGAGTACCACATCACCGATTTTCAGGTTGCGGTTACGCGCAATGCCCACCGACAGCGCGCACGCCGCTTCGCCCTCGCGCGGCAACCTGCCCTCTACCAGCCTCATGCGGGTCAGGCGCAACATCTTCGGCATATCCTCCTGCGTTAAGCCGAACAGCACGAACGGAAACTTGCCGAAGATGGTGTGGATGTTGGTGAAGCACACGCTGATACGGTAAATCTCTCTGGCAAGCGGCTCGGCGCGGATGGTCTGTTCCGCTCTGGGGTCTACCTGATTGCCATTGCGCGGCACTGCCACCAGAAAATAGCGGTTATAGCCGTATACGGTGAGCACGGTGAGGTCGATACTGCGGATAATGGTGACTACCGTGCCTATCAGCACCACCGACAGCACAATAACCAATGCCATCGGCGCGGTACGCGAGAGGTTGCGCCGAAAAAAGAGCCACGCGGAAAGCGGATTGGTCGCTGCCAAAACAGCCGGAATAGCTTCCCTCTTCTCTGCCGTCTGCATACT
This window encodes:
- a CDS encoding ABC transporter permease, which translates into the protein MQTAEKREAIPAVLAATNPLSAWLFFRRNLSRTAPMALVIVLSVVLIGTVVTIIRSIDLTVLTVYGYNRYFLVAVPRNGNQVDPRAEQTIRAEPLAREIYRISVCFTNIHTIFGKFPFVLFGLTQEDMPKMLRLTRMRLVEGRLPREGEAACALSVGIARNRNLKIGDVVLAPNIEDSFAPVPAKLVGLLDGENWFAVISKEFVQKHYFPPLEEIVVAAPTPQQQPELDRRLDKALDKRQVRLFTYGQLVRELRSSLRNLYLIMNIVITIVVLVIAIMMGMLSNIFFMQRLPEFALLAAMGYTRGMLLWRVVRETALLVMLGWTTGVLLSMGILWALYWWVFEPRGMLLQPMDWQAYRYTIPVPIAVLAFAAMSVGPRLLAMDPVLVIERKV